The Kitasatospora setae KM-6054 genome contains a region encoding:
- a CDS encoding tryptophanase, which yields MEPYRIKAVEPIPFLTPGQRAAGLAAAGYNLFRLDAAEVTIDLLTDSGTGAMSARQWSALMNGDESYAGARSYRRFEDAVRELTGHRHVLPVHQGRAAERILFQSLPVAGRVTLANGHFDTTIANVLLAGGDPVDLPGPEARDDAPHPFKGNLDLDRLAAHLAPGHPGPPAALVVLTVTDNAGGGHPVSPAHAREVAARARAAGVPFFLDAARFAENAHLVTRRDPAAAGRSAAEVARELFRLADGSWCSMKKDAFGNIGGFLTLQDDELAERCRNLLIATEGYTSYGGLSGRDLEALATGLAEATDPDYLADRESTTAWFARALQDAGVPVLTPPGCHAVYLDAAALLPHLPARSLPAVSLACELYRAGGVRCAEMGSLTFGRPDPAGGPDTPARRELLRLALPRRVYTRSHLEHVVRTAAAAAARADRLGGYRIVRQPPHLRHFSAVLAPETAA from the coding sequence GACGCCCGGTCAGCGGGCGGCCGGCCTGGCCGCCGCCGGGTACAACCTGTTCCGGCTGGACGCGGCGGAGGTCACCATCGACCTGCTGACCGACTCCGGAACCGGCGCGATGTCGGCCCGCCAGTGGAGCGCGCTGATGAACGGCGACGAGTCGTACGCCGGCGCCCGCTCGTACCGCCGCTTCGAGGACGCGGTGCGCGAACTCACCGGCCACCGGCACGTCCTGCCGGTGCACCAGGGGCGGGCGGCGGAGCGGATCCTGTTCCAGTCGCTGCCCGTCGCCGGCCGGGTCACCCTCGCCAACGGGCACTTCGACACCACCATCGCCAACGTCCTGCTGGCCGGCGGCGACCCCGTCGACCTGCCCGGCCCCGAGGCCCGGGACGACGCCCCGCACCCGTTCAAGGGCAACCTCGACCTCGACCGGCTCGCCGCCCACCTCGCCCCCGGCCACCCCGGGCCGCCTGCCGCCCTGGTCGTCCTCACCGTCACCGACAACGCCGGCGGCGGCCACCCCGTCTCGCCCGCGCACGCCCGCGAGGTCGCCGCCCGCGCCCGCGCCGCCGGCGTCCCGTTCTTCCTGGACGCCGCCCGGTTCGCCGAGAACGCCCACCTGGTCACCCGCCGCGACCCGGCCGCCGCCGGCCGCAGCGCCGCCGAGGTGGCCCGCGAACTGTTCCGGCTCGCCGACGGCTCCTGGTGCAGCATGAAGAAGGACGCCTTCGGCAACATCGGCGGCTTCCTCACCCTCCAGGACGACGAACTCGCCGAACGCTGCCGCAACCTGCTGATCGCCACCGAGGGCTACACCAGCTACGGCGGACTCTCCGGCCGCGACCTCGAAGCCCTCGCCACCGGCCTCGCCGAGGCCACCGACCCGGACTACCTCGCCGACCGCGAGTCCACCACCGCCTGGTTCGCCCGCGCCCTCCAGGACGCCGGAGTGCCCGTCCTCACCCCGCCCGGCTGCCACGCCGTCTACCTCGACGCCGCCGCGCTCCTCCCGCACCTGCCCGCCCGCAGCCTGCCCGCCGTCTCGCTCGCCTGCGAGCTCTACCGTGCGGGCGGCGTCCGCTGCGCCGAGATGGGCTCCCTCACCTTCGGCCGCCCCGACCCGGCCGGGGGCCCCGACACCCCCGCCCGCCGCGAGCTGCTGCGCCTCGCCCTGCCCCGCCGCGTCTACACCCGCAGCCACCTGGAGCACGTCGTCCGCACCGCCGCCGCCGCGGCCGCCCGCGCCGACCGCCTCGGCGGCTACCGGATCGTCCGGCAGCCCCCGCACCTGCGGCACTTCAGCGCCGTCCTGGCGCCCGAGACCGCTGCCTGA